In Denitratisoma sp. DHT3, one DNA window encodes the following:
- the metF gene encoding methylenetetrahydrofolate reductase [NAD(P)H]: MSKPELSIEFFPPQTPEGAVKLREARARLAALNPAFFSVTFGAGGSTQERTLDAVLEIQREGHQAAPHLSCVGSTKGRIRDILGRYKTAGIRRIVALRGDLPSGMAHPGELRYANELVEFIRQETGDWFQIEVAAYPEWHPQAKSAQEDMRNFKRKVEAGADAAITQFFYNADAYEHFVGEARALGVAIPIVPGIMPIGSFSKLSRFADACGAEIPRWMRRKFEGYGDDAESIRAFGLDVVTELCQRLLDRGAPGLHFYSLNQSALTTEIVRRLGL; this comes from the coding sequence ATGAGCAAGCCTGAACTTTCGATCGAGTTTTTCCCCCCCCAGACGCCGGAAGGCGCCGTCAAGCTGCGGGAAGCGCGTGCCCGGCTGGCGGCGCTGAATCCGGCCTTCTTCTCGGTGACCTTCGGCGCCGGCGGCTCCACCCAGGAGCGCACCCTGGACGCGGTGCTGGAGATCCAGCGCGAAGGCCATCAGGCCGCGCCCCATCTCTCCTGCGTCGGTTCCACCAAGGGCAGGATCCGCGACATCCTGGGCCGCTACAAGACCGCCGGCATCCGCCGCATCGTCGCCCTGCGCGGCGACCTGCCTTCCGGCATGGCCCATCCCGGCGAGCTGCGCTACGCCAATGAACTGGTGGAATTCATCCGCCAGGAAACCGGCGACTGGTTCCAGATCGAGGTCGCGGCCTACCCCGAATGGCACCCCCAGGCGAAGAGCGCGCAGGAGGACATGAGGAACTTCAAGCGCAAGGTGGAGGCCGGCGCCGACGCCGCGATCACCCAGTTCTTCTACAACGCCGACGCCTACGAGCATTTCGTCGGCGAGGCGCGCGCGCTCGGCGTCGCCATCCCGATCGTGCCCGGCATCATGCCGATCGGCAGCTTTTCCAAACTGTCCCGCTTCGCCGACGCCTGCGGCGCCGAGATTCCGCGCTGGATGCGGCGCAAGTTCGAAGGCTACGGCGACGACGCGGAATCCATCCGCGCCTTCGGCCTCGACGTGGTGACCGAGCTCTGCCAGCGCCTGCTGGACCGCGGTGCGCCCGGCCTGCATTTCTATTCCCTCAACCAGTCCGCTCTGACCACCGAGATCGTGCGCCGCCTGGGCTTGTAG
- a CDS encoding SDR family NAD(P)-dependent oxidoreductase, producing MNHSSNGKVAIVAGGGGIGGATARRLAQAGTAVVIGDLNPDDAEGIARGIVAAGGRAVGVGCDIGSEASVQAMVAQAVNTFGGLDLIHVNAADLSVIFRDSNAVDVDLAVFDQTIAVNLRGHLLCTRAAIPELLKRGGGAIVYTTSAAAFIGEEERPCYAMAKAGLNALMRHVASRWGQHGIRANCVAPGFVVTENNLKTLPEGFADAAVKRTRSTRLGKPEDIAAMVALLLSAEGEWINGQVISVDGGSTMR from the coding sequence ATGAATCATTCATCGAACGGCAAGGTCGCCATCGTCGCGGGCGGCGGCGGCATCGGCGGCGCCACGGCCCGCAGGCTGGCACAGGCGGGCACCGCCGTGGTGATCGGCGACCTGAATCCGGACGACGCCGAGGGCATTGCCCGAGGCATCGTCGCCGCGGGCGGGCGCGCCGTGGGCGTCGGCTGCGACATCGGCAGCGAAGCCTCGGTCCAGGCCATGGTGGCCCAGGCCGTGAACACCTTCGGCGGCCTCGATCTGATCCACGTCAACGCCGCGGACCTGTCCGTCATCTTCCGGGACAGCAACGCCGTGGACGTGGACCTGGCCGTGTTCGACCAGACCATCGCGGTGAATCTGCGCGGCCACCTGCTATGCACCCGCGCCGCCATCCCCGAGCTGCTCAAGCGGGGCGGCGGCGCCATCGTCTATACGACCTCGGCCGCCGCCTTCATCGGCGAGGAGGAGCGGCCCTGCTACGCCATGGCCAAGGCCGGCCTCAACGCATTGATGCGCCACGTCGCCTCGCGCTGGGGACAGCACGGCATCCGCGCCAATTGCGTGGCGCCCGGCTTCGTGGTGACCGAGAACAATCTCAAGACCCTGCCGGAAGGCTTCGCGGATGCGGCGGTGAAGCGCACCCGCAGTACCCGTCTTGGCAAGCCGGAGGACATCGCCGCGATGGTGGCCCTGCTGCTCTCCGCAGAGGGCGAATGGATCAACGGCCAGGTGATCAGCGTCGACGGCGGCTCGACCATGCGCTGA
- a CDS encoding DMT family transporter has product MSASSSVSPATYRAGVWLAVLAAFGFSMKAILVKLAYATPQAQPVAPITLLALRMAFSLPFFIFIALRESSNSRPLSPRQWLAVLALGLLGYYCASIFDFIGLRYISAGLERLILFTYPTLTLLIGALFFGQRVGRREIGALALCYLGIGAAFAHDLHTSADSLAVWIGGGFVLLSSIAYALYLAGSGHLIPLLGASRFTALALLVSGLATLTHFFLAQPVAALVQPWPVYVYALAMALLSTVFPVFAQSAAIRRIGSGRAALIGTLGPLLTIGMGWAVLDEAMSLWQLAGCALVVAGILRVSRAG; this is encoded by the coding sequence GTGTCCGCGTCGTCCTCGGTTTCGCCGGCGACCTACCGCGCCGGCGTCTGGCTGGCGGTGCTGGCCGCCTTCGGCTTCTCGATGAAGGCGATCCTGGTCAAGCTGGCCTATGCCACGCCGCAAGCCCAGCCGGTGGCGCCGATCACCCTGCTGGCCCTGCGCATGGCCTTTTCCCTGCCGTTCTTCATCTTCATCGCGCTGCGCGAGTCGAGCAACTCGCGGCCCCTGAGCCCGCGCCAATGGCTGGCGGTGCTGGCGCTGGGCCTGCTCGGCTATTACTGCGCCAGCATTTTCGACTTCATCGGCCTGCGCTACATCTCGGCGGGCCTGGAGCGGCTGATCCTGTTCACCTATCCGACCCTGACCCTGCTGATCGGCGCCCTGTTCTTCGGCCAGCGCGTGGGCCGGCGCGAGATCGGCGCGCTGGCGCTGTGCTACCTGGGCATCGGCGCGGCCTTCGCGCACGATCTGCACACCAGCGCCGACTCGTTGGCGGTCTGGATCGGCGGCGGCTTCGTGCTGCTGTCCTCCATCGCCTACGCGCTGTACCTGGCGGGCAGCGGGCACCTGATTCCACTGCTGGGCGCCAGCCGCTTCACCGCGCTCGCCCTGCTGGTGTCGGGGCTGGCGACATTGACGCACTTTTTCCTCGCCCAGCCCGTGGCGGCCCTGGTCCAGCCCTGGCCGGTCTATGTTTATGCCCTGGCGATGGCGCTGCTGTCCACCGTGTTCCCGGTGTTCGCCCAGTCCGCCGCGATCCGCCGCATCGGCAGCGGCCGCGCGGCGCTGATCGGCACCCTGGGGCCGCTCTTGACCATCGGCATGGGCTGGGCCGTGCTGGACGAGGCCATGTCCCTCTGGCAACTGGCCGGCTGTGCGCTGGTGGTGGCCGGCATTCTGCGGGTCAGCCGGGCCGGTTGA
- a CDS encoding TonB-dependent receptor encodes MRDKKSALPTLAVRALPLLIAAAYAGGAIADETKLEEVIITAQKRAERLQDVPISISAISGSQLETRGIEGSKDLSSLAPNLMVSYGNSGNSTMSIISIRGSGSGSPSIFLDTAVGTYVDGVYAGKNQGGLFDIVDLERVEVLRGPQGTLFGRNTLAGAINFVTKKPSGVFGGTVSLDVGNHGANVQRVAIDLPRMGALNLSLAARNETRDGYVSNATTGKDAGKVDKQSYRLAATLDVTPKFQANYTFDHTDVDNTPLPVSLYTPYGWKGPVTTNTSANNAYAQRAAIIAGASTSFPSSRNTTPGIAEWEKMKTDNHALTLSYQVNSNNTVKYIYSNRHMDWSDSLDLDGVTANIYAYRRTTQLQTDSHELQWVGSSGNLNYVAGYYAYKERSHTYNPQTSGGGFNFATDFSGSVEAKALFAQLDYAFNDKWSGSLGVRRSIDEKGVDSSQYGTGTTFDGAMTAAGLPAFINLGTLIPVTTSLGDPLSVIAPGVALDYAKQPTGATTVAYPAVFHAVAKKSFASTTPALSLTYKFNDGFNVYGRIAKGFRSGGFAAEAGGGSVAQVTAARTTPFNPEKSTTTELGFKATLLDGKAKINGALYQNKITDLQTNQLVAGTTSSIIVNAGKATYQGLELEGQFVVADGWRVGASWGYIDAKFDQYMDNGLNNGGALIDTASNRTPAYAPKHTINLNVDGRIAKTAWGTLRGVVDVTYTDKMYNLAGNKSLAAPNAGGANDAEMCLIPSKTLVNARLTLAGVPVGGPGRADVSLWVRNLANVRKPVNYIDLSYYRVATWTEPRMVGLSFGYKW; translated from the coding sequence ATGCGTGACAAGAAGAGCGCACTACCCACCCTCGCAGTACGCGCACTACCCCTGCTGATCGCCGCCGCCTACGCCGGCGGTGCGATCGCGGACGAAACCAAGCTCGAAGAAGTCATCATCACCGCCCAGAAGCGCGCCGAACGCCTGCAGGACGTGCCCATCTCCATCTCCGCGATCAGCGGCAGCCAACTGGAGACCCGCGGCATCGAAGGCAGCAAGGATCTTTCGTCCCTCGCCCCCAACCTGATGGTGAGCTACGGCAACTCCGGCAACAGCACCATGTCCATCATCTCGATCCGCGGCAGCGGCTCGGGTTCGCCCTCGATCTTCCTCGACACCGCGGTCGGCACTTACGTCGATGGCGTCTATGCCGGCAAGAACCAGGGCGGCCTGTTCGACATCGTCGACCTGGAGCGCGTGGAAGTGCTGCGCGGCCCCCAGGGCACCCTGTTCGGCCGCAACACCCTGGCCGGCGCGATCAATTTCGTGACCAAGAAACCCAGCGGCGTGTTCGGCGGCACCGTGAGCCTGGACGTGGGCAATCATGGCGCCAACGTCCAGCGCGTCGCCATCGACCTGCCGCGCATGGGCGCCCTGAACCTGAGCCTGGCCGCCCGCAACGAGACGCGCGACGGCTACGTCAGCAACGCCACCACCGGCAAGGACGCGGGCAAGGTGGACAAGCAGTCCTATCGCCTCGCCGCCACCCTGGACGTCACGCCCAAGTTCCAGGCCAACTACACGTTCGATCACACCGACGTCGACAACACCCCGCTGCCGGTTTCGCTCTATACGCCGTATGGCTGGAAGGGCCCCGTCACCACCAACACCTCGGCCAACAACGCCTACGCCCAGCGCGCCGCCATCATCGCGGGCGCCTCCACCAGCTTCCCCTCTTCCCGCAACACCACGCCCGGCATCGCCGAATGGGAAAAGATGAAGACGGACAACCACGCATTGACCTTGTCCTACCAGGTGAACTCCAACAACACGGTCAAGTACATCTATTCCAACCGGCACATGGACTGGTCCGACTCACTGGATCTGGACGGCGTGACCGCCAACATCTACGCCTATCGGCGCACGACCCAGCTCCAGACCGACTCCCATGAGCTGCAATGGGTGGGCAGCAGCGGCAACCTGAACTACGTCGCCGGCTACTATGCCTACAAGGAGCGCAGCCACACCTACAACCCGCAGACCAGCGGCGGCGGCTTCAACTTCGCCACCGACTTCTCCGGCAGCGTCGAGGCCAAGGCCCTGTTCGCCCAGTTGGACTACGCTTTCAACGACAAGTGGTCGGGCAGCCTGGGCGTCCGCCGCTCCATCGACGAGAAGGGCGTCGACTCCAGCCAGTACGGCACCGGCACCACCTTCGACGGCGCGATGACGGCCGCCGGCCTGCCCGCCTTCATCAACCTGGGCACCCTCATCCCGGTCACCACCTCCCTCGGCGATCCGCTTTCCGTAATAGCGCCGGGCGTGGCGCTGGACTACGCCAAGCAGCCGACCGGCGCCACGACGGTCGCCTACCCGGCGGTGTTCCATGCCGTGGCGAAGAAGTCCTTCGCCTCGACCACGCCGGCGCTGAGCCTGACCTACAAGTTCAATGACGGCTTCAACGTCTATGGCCGCATCGCCAAGGGCTTCCGCTCCGGCGGCTTCGCCGCCGAGGCCGGCGGCGGTTCGGTGGCCCAGGTGACGGCGGCCCGCACCACGCCGTTCAATCCGGAGAAATCCACGACGACGGAACTGGGCTTCAAGGCGACCCTCCTGGACGGCAAGGCGAAGATCAACGGCGCGCTCTACCAGAACAAGATCACCGACCTGCAGACCAACCAGCTGGTGGCGGGCACGACCAGTTCGATCATCGTGAACGCGGGCAAGGCCACCTACCAGGGCCTGGAGCTCGAAGGCCAGTTCGTGGTGGCCGACGGCTGGCGCGTCGGCGCGAGCTGGGGTTACATCGACGCCAAGTTCGACCAGTACATGGACAACGGCCTGAACAACGGCGGCGCACTGATCGACACCGCCAGCAACCGGACGCCGGCCTACGCGCCCAAGCACACGATCAACCTGAACGTGGATGGACGCATCGCCAAGACGGCCTGGGGCACCCTGCGCGGCGTGGTGGACGTCACCTATACCGACAAGATGTACAACCTCGCGGGCAACAAGAGCCTGGCCGCGCCCAACGCGGGCGGCGCCAACGATGCCGAGATGTGCCTGATTCCGTCCAAGACCCTGGTCAACGCCCGCCTGACCCTGGCCGGCGTGCCGGTCGGCGGACCGGGCCGCGCCGACGTGTCGCTGTGGGTGCGCAACCTGGCCAACGTCCGCAAGCCGGTGAACTACATCGACCTCAGCTATTACCGCGTCGCCACCTGGACCGAGCCGCGCATGGTCGGCCTGTCCTTCGGCTACAAGTGGTAA
- a CDS encoding SDR family NAD(P)-dependent oxidoreductase: MGKLEGKRIIVTGGAGGIGNAAVRLLAAEGARVACTYNNARPELPAGVSSRRCDVADREDVFRVFDAFAAELGGLDALVHAAGVHGSCPADQVDAANWNRMFDLNGKAAVWTNQAAFRHLKAGGGSIVNMGSVEGIRGNAGNAVYAASRGAVMAWTRSIAQEWGCHGVRANCVAPVIATEIFQRQRQTMDAATLQAMDAGLARLIPLGGKLGDPSRDLAPVLVFLAGDDSRFITGQTIAVDGGFMMLGS; this comes from the coding sequence ATGGGCAAGCTGGAAGGAAAACGCATCATCGTCACCGGCGGCGCCGGCGGCATCGGCAACGCCGCCGTCAGGCTGCTGGCGGCGGAGGGCGCGCGGGTCGCCTGCACCTACAACAACGCGCGGCCGGAATTGCCGGCCGGGGTGTCGAGCCGCCGCTGCGACGTCGCCGACCGGGAGGACGTGTTCCGGGTTTTCGATGCCTTCGCGGCGGAGTTGGGCGGACTGGACGCCCTGGTCCATGCGGCGGGCGTTCATGGCAGTTGTCCGGCGGACCAGGTCGATGCGGCGAACTGGAACCGCATGTTCGATCTCAACGGCAAGGCCGCCGTGTGGACCAACCAGGCCGCGTTCCGCCACCTGAAGGCCGGCGGCGGCTCGATCGTCAACATGGGCTCGGTGGAGGGGATTCGCGGCAACGCCGGCAACGCCGTGTATGCCGCCTCGCGCGGCGCGGTGATGGCCTGGACCCGCAGCATCGCCCAGGAATGGGGCTGCCACGGCGTGCGCGCCAACTGCGTGGCGCCGGTGATCGCCACCGAGATTTTCCAGCGCCAGCGCCAGACCATGGACGCGGCCACGCTTCAGGCCATGGACGCGGGCCTGGCCAGGCTGATTCCGCTGGGCGGCAAACTGGGCGATCCCTCGCGCGATCTGGCGCCGGTGCTGGTGTTCCTCGCCGGCGACGATTCCCGCTTCATCACCGGGCAGACCATCGCCGTCGACGGCGGCTTCATGATGCTCGGCTCCTGA
- the ahcY gene encoding adenosylhomocysteinase yields MTQATQDFDYVVADLALADWGRKEIRIAETEMPGLMSIRDEYAKSQPLKGARITGSLHMTIQTAVLIETLTALGAEVRWASCNIFSTQDHAAAAIAKDGIPVFAVKGESLEDYWDYTHRIFEWKDGGYSNMILDDGGDATLLLHLGSKAERDLSVLDKPDSEEATVLFASIRAKLKQDPAWYSTRLAQIKGVTEETTTGVHRLYQMHERGELKIPAINVNDSVTKSKFDNLYGCRESLVDGIKRATDVMVAGKVAVVCGYGDVGKGSAQALRALSAQVWVTEIDPICALQAAMEGYRVVTMDYAADKADIFVTCTGNVHVIDHHHMVKMKDQAIVCNIGHFDSEINVASLEQYPWEEIKPQVDHVILPSGNRIILLAKGRLVNLGCATGHPSYVMSSSFANQTIAQIELFTRTAEYPIGVYTLPKHLDEKVARLQLKKLNVQLTTLTPQQAAYIGVPVEGPYKTEHYRY; encoded by the coding sequence GTGACTCAAGCTACCCAGGATTTCGACTACGTCGTTGCCGACCTCGCGCTCGCCGACTGGGGCCGCAAGGAAATCCGGATCGCCGAGACCGAGATGCCCGGCCTGATGTCGATCCGCGACGAATACGCGAAGAGCCAGCCGCTCAAGGGCGCGCGCATCACCGGCTCGCTGCACATGACCATCCAGACCGCCGTGCTGATCGAGACGCTGACCGCGCTCGGCGCCGAGGTGCGCTGGGCCTCGTGCAACATCTTCTCGACCCAGGACCACGCCGCCGCCGCGATCGCCAAGGACGGCATCCCCGTGTTCGCCGTGAAGGGCGAGTCGCTGGAGGACTACTGGGACTACACCCATCGCATCTTCGAATGGAAAGATGGCGGCTACTCCAACATGATCCTCGACGACGGCGGCGACGCCACGCTGCTGCTGCACCTGGGCAGCAAGGCCGAACGGGATCTCTCGGTGCTCGACAAGCCCGACAGCGAGGAGGCCACCGTGCTGTTCGCCTCGATCCGCGCCAAGCTCAAGCAGGACCCGGCCTGGTACTCGACGCGGCTGGCCCAGATCAAGGGCGTCACCGAGGAGACCACCACCGGCGTGCACCGCCTCTACCAGATGCACGAGCGCGGCGAGCTGAAGATTCCGGCGATCAACGTCAACGACTCGGTGACCAAATCCAAGTTCGACAACCTCTACGGCTGCCGCGAATCGCTGGTCGACGGCATCAAGCGCGCCACCGACGTGATGGTCGCCGGCAAGGTCGCCGTGGTCTGCGGCTACGGCGACGTCGGCAAGGGCTCGGCGCAGGCGCTGCGCGCGCTCTCCGCGCAAGTGTGGGTCACCGAGATCGACCCGATCTGCGCGCTGCAGGCGGCGATGGAAGGCTACCGCGTCGTCACCATGGACTACGCCGCCGACAAGGCCGACATCTTCGTCACCTGCACCGGCAACGTGCACGTGATCGACCACCACCACATGGTGAAGATGAAGGACCAGGCCATCGTCTGCAACATCGGCCACTTCGATTCCGAGATCAACGTCGCCTCGCTCGAACAGTACCCGTGGGAGGAGATCAAGCCGCAGGTCGACCACGTCATCCTGCCCAGCGGCAACCGCATCATCCTGCTCGCCAAGGGCCGCCTGGTGAATCTGGGCTGCGCCACCGGCCATCCGTCCTACGTGATGTCCTCGTCGTTCGCCAACCAGACCATCGCCCAGATCGAGCTGTTCACCCGCACCGCCGAGTATCCGATCGGCGTCTACACGCTGCCCAAGCACCTCGACGAGAAGGTCGCGCGTCTGCAATTGAAGAAGCTCAACGTCCAACTGACGACGCTGACGCCGCAGCAGGCCGCCTACATCGGCGTGCCGGTGGAGGGGCCGTACAAGACCGAGCACTATCGGTATTGA
- a CDS encoding TonB-dependent receptor, producing the protein MRYRKSTAIVRALPLMIAAAYAGGATADEGKLEEVIVTAQKRAERLQDVPISIAAIGGAQLETRGLEGAKNLDGLVPNVTIKPNNSSPLISAVAIRGLNSGQPGIWADPAVGLYLDGVFVGKNQGSLFEIADLERIEVLRGPQGTLFGRNTEGGAINFITRKPAGVFSGNVGIELGNRHRHVERASIDLPKVGAMSLSFALRNEEQDGFINNPTGKKWGDKNRQSARLAANFDISPKFKIDYAYDTSTINEMPSSPSSLISTTGYNKLYTSPLVTGTDPYFNGLRAQMAQYVNAGYPSSVGSDPNRQYFQKLDVSGHMLTANYELNANNSLKYIGSYRKMRYQDSTDLDGTPLPIFNAGKDTHYDTYSHEFQWIGNTERMNYVLGYYQFRDDGNTLSFQNGLFYNFGMDPRGPYYQMPYYRVKTDAKAVFAQVDYKLTNALTATVGVRRTTEEKGGDIWKIYTTSGFAMPGPNTPVGASAGAAYGTVAYQPTWTPQSNTASFSATTPVMALSYRLNESVNVFGRVAKGFKSGGFSLEAPTSAQAMTPFQPERSTAYELGVKTSFWDGKAQVNATVFRTDVKDFHVSLLPPGGTTPVIVNAGKSRSQGFELEGSFVLAPGWKLQTNYGYLDAKFKEYLGRNQWGALVDVASNTVLGYAPKHQLSVSLDGRLAKTQWGTLRGILDVNYSAKYYNYSGQKTAVGTNVNVGNSVDESTIPAMTFVNARLLLSGVPVGGPGAADLSLWVRNLTDQKKMLGHIDVGGYYRVAQWTEPRTYGVSLNYKW; encoded by the coding sequence ATGCGTTACCGTAAGAGCACGGCCATCGTGCGCGCACTTCCCCTGATGATCGCGGCCGCCTATGCCGGCGGCGCCACCGCCGACGAAGGCAAGCTGGAAGAAGTCATCGTCACCGCCCAGAAACGCGCCGAGCGCCTGCAGGATGTGCCCATTTCCATCGCCGCCATCGGCGGCGCGCAGTTGGAGACCCGCGGTCTGGAAGGCGCGAAGAACCTGGACGGCCTGGTACCCAACGTCACCATCAAGCCCAACAACAGCTCTCCCCTGATTTCGGCGGTCGCCATCCGGGGTCTGAACTCCGGCCAGCCCGGCATCTGGGCCGACCCCGCCGTGGGCCTCTACCTCGACGGCGTCTTCGTCGGCAAGAACCAGGGCTCCCTGTTTGAAATCGCCGACCTGGAACGCATCGAAGTGCTGCGCGGTCCCCAGGGCACGCTGTTCGGCCGCAACACCGAGGGCGGCGCGATCAACTTCATCACCCGCAAGCCCGCCGGCGTCTTCAGTGGCAATGTGGGCATCGAGCTGGGCAACCGCCATCGCCACGTCGAGCGGGCGTCCATCGACCTGCCCAAGGTCGGCGCGATGAGCCTGAGCTTCGCGCTGCGCAACGAAGAGCAGGATGGCTTCATCAACAACCCCACAGGCAAGAAGTGGGGCGACAAGAATCGCCAGTCGGCCCGTCTGGCGGCGAACTTCGACATCAGCCCGAAGTTCAAGATCGACTACGCCTACGACACCAGCACCATCAACGAAATGCCGTCGTCGCCCAGCTCCCTCATCAGCACGACGGGTTACAACAAGCTGTACACGTCGCCGCTCGTCACCGGCACCGACCCCTATTTCAACGGTCTGCGGGCGCAGATGGCCCAGTACGTGAATGCGGGCTATCCCTCCTCGGTGGGCTCGGACCCCAACCGCCAGTATTTCCAGAAGCTGGATGTGTCCGGCCACATGCTGACGGCCAACTACGAGCTGAACGCCAACAACAGCCTGAAGTACATCGGCAGCTACCGCAAGATGCGCTACCAGGACAGCACCGACCTGGACGGCACGCCGCTGCCCATCTTCAACGCCGGCAAGGACACCCACTACGACACCTATTCGCACGAGTTCCAGTGGATCGGCAACACCGAGCGCATGAACTACGTGCTGGGCTACTATCAGTTCCGGGATGACGGCAACACCCTGAGCTTCCAGAACGGCCTGTTCTACAACTTCGGCATGGACCCCCGCGGCCCCTACTACCAGATGCCGTACTACCGCGTGAAGACCGATGCCAAGGCGGTCTTTGCCCAGGTCGACTACAAGCTCACCAACGCGCTGACGGCCACCGTGGGCGTACGCCGCACCACGGAGGAAAAGGGCGGCGACATCTGGAAGATCTACACGACTTCCGGTTTCGCCATGCCCGGCCCCAACACGCCGGTAGGCGCCAGCGCGGGAGCCGCTTACGGCACCGTGGCCTATCAGCCGACCTGGACGCCCCAGAGCAATACGGCCAGCTTCTCCGCCACGACGCCGGTGATGGCCCTGAGCTATCGCCTGAACGAGAGCGTCAACGTCTTCGGCCGCGTCGCCAAGGGCTTCAAGAGCGGCGGCTTCTCCCTGGAGGCCCCGACGTCGGCGCAAGCGATGACGCCCTTCCAACCCGAGCGCTCGACCGCCTATGAACTGGGCGTGAAGACCAGCTTCTGGGACGGCAAGGCCCAGGTGAACGCCACCGTGTTCCGCACCGACGTGAAGGACTTCCACGTTTCCCTGCTGCCCCCGGGCGGCACCACGCCGGTGATCGTCAATGCCGGCAAGTCGCGGAGCCAGGGCTTCGAACTGGAAGGCAGCTTCGTGCTGGCGCCGGGCTGGAAACTCCAGACCAACTACGGCTACCTGGATGCCAAGTTCAAGGAGTACCTGGGCCGCAACCAGTGGGGCGCCCTGGTCGACGTGGCGTCCAACACCGTGCTCGGCTACGCGCCCAAGCATCAGTTGAGCGTGAGCCTGGACGGCCGCCTGGCCAAGACCCAGTGGGGCACGCTGCGCGGCATCCTCGATGTCAACTACTCGGCCAAGTACTACAACTACAGTGGCCAGAAGACGGCGGTCGGCACCAATGTCAACGTGGGCAACTCGGTGGATGAGTCGACGATTCCGGCGATGACCTTCGTCAATGCCCGTCTGCTGCTGTCCGGCGTGCCGGTGGGCGGCCCGGGCGCCGCGGACCTGTCCCTGTGGGTGCGCAACCTGACCGACCAGAAGAAGATGCTCGGCCACATCGACGTCGGTGGCTACTATCGCGTCGCCCAGTGGACGGAACCGCGTACCTACGGTGTCTCTTTGAACTACAAGTGGTAA
- a CDS encoding dodecin, whose product MSDHVYKIIEVTGSSRLGTEDAIKNAIARADKTLHNLRWFEVTETRGWLENGHIGQWQVTLKVGLLLDE is encoded by the coding sequence ATGTCGGACCATGTCTACAAGATCATCGAGGTCACCGGGTCGTCCAGGCTGGGCACCGAGGACGCCATCAAGAACGCCATCGCCCGGGCCGACAAGACCCTGCACAACCTGCGCTGGTTCGAGGTGACGGAAACCCGGGGCTGGCTGGAGAACGGCCACATCGGCCAGTGGCAGGTGACGCTGAAGGTGGGGTTGCTGCTCGACGAGTAG
- a CDS encoding TlyA family RNA methyltransferase translates to MAMNSFHSRAPKRKPPRHEREAVPAPVPAQAQGDALRADAWLVAHGLAASRAAAQRMIEAGRVSWDGVAVVKPAQSLPANAEVTVADDDADRYVSRGGLKLAGALAASGIDPRDRVCLDLGQSTGGFTDCLLQAGAARVVGVDVGHDQLHPRLREHPRVVRLEGINARFLDRGALDTRGAHCPAAGFDLIVGDLSFISLTLVLPRLPALLAPHGQMLLLVKPQFEVGPQHVGKGGIVRDAALYPQVAAKLSEAARAAGLRVRGWFDSPIAGGDGNREFFLWTCHEQA, encoded by the coding sequence ATGGCAATGAACTCCTTCCATTCCCGCGCGCCGAAGCGCAAGCCGCCCCGGCACGAGCGGGAGGCGGTGCCAGCACCCGTGCCGGCGCAGGCGCAGGGCGACGCGCTGCGCGCCGACGCCTGGCTGGTGGCGCACGGCCTGGCGGCGTCGCGCGCCGCCGCGCAAAGGATGATCGAGGCTGGGCGCGTCTCCTGGGACGGCGTCGCGGTGGTCAAGCCTGCCCAATCGCTGCCCGCGAACGCGGAGGTGACGGTGGCCGACGACGATGCCGACCGCTACGTGTCGCGCGGCGGCCTCAAGCTGGCCGGCGCCCTGGCGGCGAGCGGCATCGACCCGCGGGACCGGGTCTGCCTGGACCTGGGCCAGAGCACCGGCGGCTTCACCGACTGCCTGCTCCAGGCCGGCGCCGCCCGGGTGGTGGGCGTGGACGTGGGGCACGATCAACTGCATCCGCGCTTGCGGGAGCATCCGCGAGTCGTCCGCCTGGAAGGCATCAATGCCCGCTTCCTCGACCGCGGCGCGCTCGACACGCGGGGCGCCCACTGCCCCGCCGCCGGTTTCGACCTGATCGTCGGCGACCTTTCCTTCATTTCCCTGACCCTGGTCCTGCCCCGCCTGCCGGCCCTGCTCGCACCTCATGGGCAGATGCTGCTGCTGGTCAAACCCCAGTTCGAAGTCGGCCCACAACACGTCGGCAAGGGCGGCATCGTGCGCGACGCCGCGCTCTATCCGCAAGTGGCGGCAAAATTGAGCGAGGCCGCCCGCGCGGCCGGGCTGCGGGTGCGGGGCTGGTTCGACAGTCCCATCGCCGGCGGCGACGGGAATCGTGAATTCTTTCTCTGGACATGCCATGAGCAAGCCTGA